In Shouchella patagoniensis, the following are encoded in one genomic region:
- a CDS encoding MBL fold metallo-hydrolase yields the protein MMLTFIGCGSAFHTDLGNNGAFFKADNELFMIDCGSATFHRLVDYQVLNKVTQISVLITHLHPDHIGSLGDLIFYSYFKMVPTFKAKLTVLAPKDVLVEAKSLMRKMGVEDQQVNWLEIGEGGKFGPYDVTPVCVSHADQLNCYGYEFKSKNEYMYYSGDANLIPQAILRKLINNEYDLFFQDTSWADYPGNVHMSLRELTEVVPNDARTTVCCMHLDNGFDLAEARARGFQVATDFLISTQE from the coding sequence ATGATGCTTACGTTTATTGGCTGCGGTAGTGCTTTTCATACAGATTTAGGGAATAATGGAGCTTTTTTTAAAGCGGATAATGAGTTGTTTATGATTGATTGTGGGAGTGCAACATTCCATCGGTTAGTTGACTATCAAGTTCTTAATAAAGTCACTCAAATATCTGTATTAATAACTCATCTCCATCCTGACCATATCGGTTCATTAGGAGATTTAATTTTTTATTCTTATTTCAAGATGGTACCAACGTTTAAGGCAAAACTCACAGTACTTGCACCGAAAGATGTTTTAGTAGAGGCAAAGTCATTAATGAGAAAAATGGGCGTCGAAGATCAACAAGTCAACTGGTTAGAGATTGGTGAAGGTGGAAAATTTGGTCCTTATGACGTCACGCCAGTTTGTGTAAGTCACGCAGATCAGTTGAATTGTTATGGTTATGAATTTAAATCAAAAAATGAGTACATGTACTATAGCGGAGATGCCAATCTGATTCCGCAAGCAATTTTGCGAAAGTTAATAAACAATGAATACGATCTTTTTTTTCAAGATACATCTTGGGCTGATTACCCAGGTAATGTACACATGTCGTTGAGAGAATTAACAGAAGTGGTTCCTAATGATGCACGCACAACTGTGTGTTGTATGCATTTGGATAATGGATTTGATTTAGCTGAAGCAAGAGCGAGAGGTTTTCAAGTTGCAACAGATTTCCTTATTTCTACTCAAGAGTGA
- a CDS encoding RIO1 family regulatory kinase/ATPase domain-containing protein: MELKEDYTEFVTEIVFENKGGKTNLVNVPEELVLIGKGRSAYVFKIKDVNMAIKVFYPPFEHIAQDEARNYKKVKGIPYYPSVYMSGKNYIVMDYIEGKTFYQCLIEGVRLTENHVNQVNEALNAARNKGLNPSDVHLHNLLVTKDNKVHIIDIARFSQRKDCSQWDDLKKGYLTHYHRFYFPKKVPRWLMNVVAKIYQSIKK, encoded by the coding sequence GTGGAATTAAAAGAAGACTACACCGAATTTGTCACAGAGATTGTTTTTGAAAATAAGGGTGGAAAAACAAACCTGGTAAACGTTCCTGAAGAATTAGTGCTTATTGGTAAAGGCAGAAGCGCTTATGTTTTTAAAATAAAAGATGTGAATATGGCGATAAAAGTGTTTTATCCTCCATTTGAACATATTGCTCAAGATGAAGCACGGAATTATAAAAAAGTAAAGGGAATACCTTATTACCCTTCTGTTTATATGAGTGGTAAAAACTATATAGTTATGGATTATATTGAGGGAAAGACATTTTACCAATGCTTAATTGAAGGCGTGAGATTAACAGAAAATCATGTGAATCAAGTAAATGAGGCTTTAAATGCAGCAAGAAATAAGGGCTTAAATCCATCAGACGTTCATCTGCATAATCTACTAGTAACTAAGGATAATAAAGTGCACATCATTGACATTGCACGTTTTTCACAGAGGAAAGATTGTTCCCAATGGGATGATTTAAAAAAGGGGTATCTTACTCACTATCATCGTTTCTACTTTCCTAAGAAAGTTCCAAGATGGCTAATGAATGTGGTAGCTAAAATATACCAATCTATAAAAAAATAG
- a CDS encoding RrF2 family transcriptional regulator, protein MKIKSGVEQAVCILVILATQSDKQHVKSETISTRLHVSPSYLKKVMRKLVISRLITSVPGNSGGFSLARSPNSITMLDILDAIESDKPFLQTEGLIQRVFPETTAAEAGSERLERIFLKAEKSYRSSLQETTLAEAIHQTLNRETIELVNWNHSLGSPDIEELKEKK, encoded by the coding sequence ATGAAAATAAAAAGCGGGGTAGAGCAAGCAGTTTGTATTCTCGTTATTCTTGCTACTCAATCTGACAAACAACATGTCAAAAGTGAGACCATTTCTACAAGACTACATGTTTCTCCTTCATATTTAAAAAAAGTCATGCGAAAACTTGTTATTAGCCGCTTAATTACAAGTGTCCCTGGAAACAGTGGTGGATTTTCTCTTGCTCGATCTCCAAATTCGATTACAATGCTTGATATACTTGATGCAATCGAAAGCGATAAACCTTTTTTACAAACTGAAGGGTTGATCCAAAGGGTATTTCCAGAAACAACAGCAGCGGAAGCAGGGTCCGAAAGACTTGAAAGAATTTTTTTAAAAGCCGAGAAATCTTACCGCTCTTCCCTTCAGGAAACGACACTGGCCGAAGCCATACATCAAACATTAAATCGCGAAACAATTGAACTGGTTAACTGGAACCATTCCCTTGGATCTCCTGATATTGAAGAATTAAAAGAAAAAAAATAG